A section of the Candidatus Methanosuratincola sp. genome encodes:
- a CDS encoding 4Fe-4S binding protein, translating to MTVQATKQQQKQIAKRKIFRDMSKCMLCGRCRNFCPTGAIKFDVEEKGKCTHCNLCAEVCPVKAIDSYEGKIKPEEIGLHYSKMQSYSDRKVKVNCVTCMRCYENCPVKAIVIEDGKPFIKKGDANTSIINCSLCSLCVKSCPTDALSFQLGRVKLNPELCVLCGECVRVCPPKTMYLKDRYPGGYCVMCGRCVKSCPVGALSIKTVSWDGRITDDCIRCGTCSRVCPTEAISFNPITEKKPVVDVSKCILCEICASDCPKNAIPIRCSLPERKLVEHRIYVNRDMCIGCALCVEACKITLKGDHAPYLKDGLAYIDEKKCIGCGACATTCPAECIRVVKVYDTKYVSGRADDVVVFP from the coding sequence ATGACAGTCCAAGCTACGAAGCAGCAACAGAAACAGATAGCCAAAAGAAAGATCTTCCGGGACATGTCAAAGTGCATGCTCTGTGGTAGGTGTAGAAACTTTTGCCCTACTGGCGCGATAAAGTTCGATGTGGAGGAGAAGGGGAAGTGCACACACTGCAATCTCTGCGCCGAGGTCTGCCCGGTAAAGGCAATCGACTCATATGAAGGGAAGATAAAGCCCGAAGAGATCGGGCTGCACTACTCCAAGATGCAGTCGTATTCGGACAGGAAGGTCAAGGTCAACTGCGTCACCTGCATGCGCTGCTACGAGAACTGCCCGGTAAAGGCAATAGTGATCGAGGATGGGAAACCATTCATTAAGAAAGGGGACGCCAATACATCAATCATAAACTGCTCGTTATGTTCGCTATGCGTGAAATCTTGCCCGACCGATGCCCTCTCCTTCCAGCTTGGTCGGGTTAAGCTGAACCCGGAGCTTTGCGTCCTGTGTGGCGAGTGTGTAAGGGTGTGCCCACCAAAGACGATGTATCTGAAGGACAGGTACCCTGGAGGATACTGCGTGATGTGCGGCAGGTGCGTCAAGTCATGCCCAGTAGGTGCCCTCTCAATAAAGACCGTTTCATGGGATGGAAGGATCACTGACGACTGCATCCGATGCGGTACCTGCAGCAGGGTTTGCCCGACAGAAGCGATCTCATTCAACCCGATCACCGAAAAGAAGCCTGTAGTTGATGTTTCTAAGTGCATACTGTGCGAAATATGCGCATCTGACTGCCCCAAGAACGCGATACCGATCAGGTGCAGCCTCCCCGAGCGGAAGCTAGTGGAGCACCGTATATACGTCAATAGGGATATGTGCATCGGGTGCGCTCTGTGCGTAGAAGCCTGTAAGATAACACTCAAGGGGGACCATGCCCCGTACCTCAAGGACGGTCTCGCTTACATCGACGAGAAAAAGTGTATCGGATGTGGGGCGTGCGCTACAACGTGCCCTGCTGAGTGCATCCGGGTTGTCAAAGTCTATGATACAAAATATGTTTCCGGAAGAGCTGATGATGTGGTGGTGTTCCCATGA
- a CDS encoding 4Fe-4S dicluster domain-containing protein — MITFLRIMLQGTYRNLLRIFGKADRATSITIRKKILTMSVPPLETVLDEMCIGCAGCYNVCPTHAIAMIPLEKPVEIVEGYTKTQVPRIDLLRCIFCLNCHDFCPIYSVFGEAAPIHARDVGTPKMTLQEVLKKPIRAPPEKIDELRKLIPSSSFSLIAKGGTGNES; from the coding sequence ATGATTACTTTCCTAAGGATCATGCTCCAAGGGACCTATAGAAATTTGCTTAGGATATTTGGGAAGGCGGACCGTGCCACAAGCATAACCATTAGAAAGAAGATACTCACGATGAGCGTCCCGCCTTTGGAAACGGTTCTTGACGAGATGTGCATTGGCTGCGCTGGGTGCTACAACGTCTGCCCCACTCATGCCATTGCGATGATCCCGCTCGAGAAGCCGGTCGAGATCGTTGAGGGTTATACAAAGACTCAGGTGCCCCGGATAGACCTCCTCAGGTGCATCTTCTGCCTCAACTGTCATGACTTCTGCCCGATTTATTCCGTCTTCGGAGAGGCAGCACCGATCCACGCGAGGGACGTCGGCACACCAAAGATGACGCTCCAGGAGGTCCTGAAGAAGCCGATCAGGGCCCCTCCTGAAAAGATAGATGAGCTCAGGAAGCTCATCCCTTCTTCGAGCTTTTCCCTGATAGCTAAGGGAGGTACAGGTAATGAATCTTAA
- a CDS encoding NADH-quinone oxidoreductase subunit B family protein — MNLKATSRKNAIHVMVAYTGGCNGCDIEIVNAVLSPRYDVEQYRVLLTWNPREADVLIVSGVVAWQMVEPLKKIYESIPEPKGVVAVGACAVNGNVYKNLVGDIGENEEIWAPVDTVIPVDVKVPGCAPRPEDVIAGVVKALPKILEAP, encoded by the coding sequence ATGAATCTTAAAGCAACCAGTAGGAAGAACGCGATACACGTGATGGTGGCGTACACTGGCGGATGCAACGGGTGCGACATTGAGATAGTCAATGCCGTCCTTTCGCCCAGGTATGATGTCGAGCAGTACCGAGTCCTCCTGACTTGGAACCCGAGGGAGGCTGACGTACTTATCGTTTCCGGGGTTGTTGCCTGGCAGATGGTCGAGCCGCTGAAGAAGATTTATGAGTCGATACCAGAGCCGAAGGGCGTGGTTGCCGTCGGTGCCTGTGCAGTAAACGGAAACGTTTACAAGAACTTGGTCGGCGACATTGGTGAGAACGAGGAGATCTGGGCCCCCGTGGATACCGTGATACCTGTTGATGTGAAGGTTCCTGGATGCGCCCCAAGGCCTGAAGACGTGATAGCCGGGGTCGTGAAGGCCCTGCCAAAGATTCTGGAGGCACCTTAA
- a CDS encoding nickel-dependent hydrogenase large subunit: protein MASGEKRVEIEKELSFGPVHPALIEPYRIRLFVNDEIVEDCELNINMAYRGIEKLFDGLPVERALLIAERVCGICSHVHAWNAVRVIEGGLKIEVPDRANYIRVITHEMQRIASHLILFGHAFEVVGHETFAMRSFLLRESFMDLISYVGGNRVMPSVPIVGGVRPRADLTESLKRVILERVDEFEEKYKAYVTRIIEDPLVMSRLTGIGFLTKEDAIKFHATGPTGRASGWDYDLRTKMDEYKPFDFNVVTDESCDTKARIVVRALEIFESLKIIRQAVKNLPDGPVVNRSWKPGEMDFTTALLETYRGELMHSYALDSQGKIRNYKIRTPTPTNLAAMEHACVGDHVTEAILTIASCDPCLTCCTRAEVVDSGKSFVLSDLEIVRKYGWRK, encoded by the coding sequence ATGGCGAGCGGCGAGAAACGAGTCGAGATAGAGAAGGAGCTCTCATTCGGGCCGGTCCACCCGGCGCTGATAGAGCCGTACAGGATAAGGCTCTTTGTGAACGATGAGATAGTCGAGGACTGTGAGCTGAACATAAACATGGCATACAGGGGGATCGAGAAGCTATTCGACGGACTCCCTGTTGAGAGGGCCCTCCTTATCGCTGAAAGGGTGTGCGGAATCTGCTCGCATGTACATGCTTGGAACGCCGTCAGGGTGATTGAGGGCGGGCTAAAAATAGAGGTTCCTGATCGTGCGAACTACATCCGTGTGATTACGCACGAGATGCAGCGTATTGCGAGCCACCTGATACTGTTCGGTCACGCCTTCGAGGTCGTGGGGCACGAGACATTCGCAATGCGGTCCTTCCTTCTCAGGGAGAGCTTCATGGACCTGATCTCTTACGTGGGCGGTAACAGGGTCATGCCGTCAGTGCCTATTGTAGGCGGGGTCCGTCCGAGGGCAGACCTGACGGAGAGCCTGAAGCGGGTCATCCTCGAGCGTGTCGACGAATTTGAGGAGAAATACAAGGCGTATGTGACAAGGATAATCGAAGACCCACTCGTGATGTCAAGGCTGACTGGGATAGGCTTCCTGACAAAGGAGGATGCTATAAAGTTCCATGCGACTGGTCCAACCGGAAGGGCTTCGGGGTGGGACTATGATCTGAGGACGAAGATGGACGAGTACAAGCCCTTCGATTTCAACGTGGTAACCGACGAAAGCTGCGACACAAAGGCCCGCATAGTCGTGAGAGCTCTCGAAATTTTTGAGAGCCTGAAGATCATAAGGCAGGCTGTGAAGAACCTGCCTGATGGCCCGGTCGTGAACCGGTCTTGGAAGCCCGGTGAGATGGACTTTACCACCGCTTTACTGGAAACTTACAGAGGAGAGCTCATGCACTCTTATGCCCTTGACAGCCAGGGGAAAATAAGGAATTACAAGATAAGGACACCTACGCCGACTAACTTGGCGGCAATGGAGCACGCCTGCGTAGGTGATCACGTTACCGAGGCGATACTGACGATAGCCAGCTGCGACCCGTGCCTTACCTGCTGCACCCGTGCAGAGGTGGTGGACTCCGGAAAATCGTTTGTTCTCTCAGATCTTGAGATCGTCCGCAAATATGGCTGGAGGAAGTGA
- a CDS encoding NADH-quinone oxidoreductase subunit H, producing the protein MENVLFFIPGLIASSMVAAAIAVLYSLVLPGIERKVQARIQQRIGPPILTPGFWSVLKFGYKKPVEPNAQMPGLYRSLVYFGIGIVVLLFLFTTPYWWAVLGWGSILGIAGLLKLEEVLYVLMGSQSQSFLSAGMPVPDLAKGSKHVEKRREYVEQHSAERALKMMAIGSLPLYVALLVPFAMARSTMIRSVVAMQNPAYALSSEWWSAALPSNPVLFTFPGILAAIVYFVGYVMLLNEKPFSILKAKIDVIEGGVLEYASKLRACYYIMRNVLLFALSSIFVTLFIGIPFDPFMPAMMLLNMALSLLLPVMLSVLVAFSPILTFRQIYPAAIGLSAVGTLALIISLGV; encoded by the coding sequence ATGGAGAATGTCCTTTTCTTTATACCCGGTCTGATCGCGTCTTCAATGGTCGCTGCTGCAATTGCTGTTCTATACTCCCTGGTCCTACCGGGGATCGAGAGGAAGGTGCAGGCTAGGATACAGCAGAGGATCGGGCCGCCGATCTTGACACCTGGGTTCTGGTCAGTGCTGAAGTTCGGATACAAGAAGCCTGTCGAGCCCAACGCGCAGATGCCTGGGCTATACAGGTCACTGGTTTACTTTGGAATCGGCATCGTGGTTCTTCTTTTCCTCTTCACCACGCCTTACTGGTGGGCAGTGCTGGGTTGGGGGAGCATTCTAGGTATTGCAGGTCTGCTAAAGCTCGAGGAAGTCCTCTATGTATTGATGGGATCTCAGTCCCAGTCCTTCCTCTCGGCAGGCATGCCCGTCCCGGATCTGGCAAAAGGATCAAAGCATGTCGAGAAGAGGAGGGAATACGTGGAGCAGCACTCGGCTGAGAGGGCCCTGAAGATGATGGCAATAGGGTCGTTGCCGCTCTACGTCGCTCTCTTGGTGCCTTTTGCAATGGCAAGGAGCACCATGATAAGATCGGTCGTTGCCATGCAGAACCCTGCCTACGCCCTTTCGTCTGAGTGGTGGTCAGCCGCGCTCCCTTCAAACCCAGTCCTATTTACATTCCCTGGCATTCTCGCGGCAATAGTCTACTTTGTTGGCTATGTGATGCTGCTGAACGAGAAGCCTTTCAGCATACTCAAGGCAAAGATCGACGTCATTGAGGGGGGCGTGCTCGAATACGCTTCCAAGCTGAGGGCATGCTACTATATCATGAGGAACGTGCTGCTGTTTGCGCTCTCGAGCATCTTCGTCACGCTCTTCATTGGAATCCCATTCGACCCGTTCATGCCGGCGATGATGCTGCTCAACATGGCTCTCAGCCTACTGCTGCCCGTAATGCTTTCCGTGCTTGTTGCGTTCTCACCGATACTCACGTTCAGGCAGATCTATCCTGCTGCGATAGGACTCTCGGCAGTTGGCACACTTGCGCTAATTATTTCGTTAGGAGTCTAA
- the ehbP gene encoding energy-converting hydrogenase B subunit EhbP — translation MPKIAIRGKHVITLGGWVVEHRANLPYRDYVVGNPFDEPVKIEAPIYSIEGINAIKSLGLIVEPVSKYDRLIDKLNKVKALIGVSQKRELA, via the coding sequence ATGCCTAAGATAGCGATTCGCGGTAAACATGTAATAACCCTCGGCGGCTGGGTAGTCGAACACAGGGCAAACCTGCCATACAGGGACTATGTGGTGGGCAATCCATTCGACGAGCCGGTCAAGATCGAGGCTCCGATATACTCGATAGAAGGAATCAACGCAATAAAGTCGCTTGGACTAATAGTTGAGCCCGTATCGAAATATGATCGTCTGATAGATAAACTAAATAAGGTGAAAGCCCTAATCGGAGTGTCACAAAAACGTGAGCTCGCGTGA
- a CDS encoding V-type ATP synthase subunit F has translation MKIFFVGSPQLADGYKITGVNPIAVSSEDDFLRALEGLASNEEAGIVLIDSDYIPAVREKIEKLKIRSKLPIFIEVPGRKSGTTVDLKAMISRIMGVKV, from the coding sequence ATGAAAATTTTTTTCGTTGGAAGCCCTCAATTGGCAGACGGCTATAAAATCACAGGAGTCAATCCTATCGCTGTCTCTAGCGAAGATGATTTTCTACGGGCGCTCGAGGGCCTAGCCTCCAATGAGGAGGCTGGTATTGTGCTGATTGACAGCGACTACATCCCTGCCGTGAGGGAAAAAATAGAGAAACTGAAAATAAGGAGTAAATTGCCTATCTTCATAGAAGTCCCTGGGAGAAAGTCCGGAACAACTGTCGATCTTAAGGCGATGATAAGCCGGATTATGGGGGTCAAAGTTTGA
- a CDS encoding V-type ATP synthase subunit E family protein: MSGKPVSVQSTVDPEGFNRLVGALFEETSSKVDALMAEALNTVESIMSESKKYSIRRCKEILDSYSESSDAEYRKEISKAEIDARMQALRIKEEVVEAVFTEARKRLLEFTEKEEYLEIMQKQLTSLSGLVHVGKVVLSKKDLERIGEETIRKIFGPKCEITVEDVGTGGFMLISKDGKVAIDRTIDSILKSKKDQMRGRIAEKLFG; the protein is encoded by the coding sequence TTGAGCGGAAAACCTGTTAGTGTCCAGAGCACCGTCGATCCAGAGGGTTTCAACAGGCTGGTCGGTGCACTGTTTGAGGAGACAAGTTCAAAGGTAGATGCATTGATGGCTGAGGCACTGAACACCGTTGAGTCAATAATGTCCGAATCCAAGAAATACTCAATCAGGCGGTGCAAGGAGATTTTGGACTCATACAGCGAATCCTCTGATGCCGAGTACAGAAAGGAGATCTCGAAGGCAGAGATCGATGCGAGGATGCAAGCCTTGCGCATCAAGGAAGAAGTCGTTGAGGCAGTTTTCACTGAGGCAAGGAAACGGCTCTTGGAATTCACAGAAAAGGAGGAGTATCTGGAGATTATGCAAAAACAGCTAACTTCTCTTTCGGGTCTAGTCCATGTGGGAAAGGTAGTCCTAAGCAAAAAAGACCTAGAGAGGATAGGCGAAGAGACGATAAGAAAAATTTTCGGTCCGAAATGTGAAATAACCGTGGAAGATGTAGGAACCGGCGGTTTCATGCTCATATCAAAGGACGGAAAGGTTGCTATCGATCGAACGATCGATTCTATCCTCAAATCCAAGAAGGATCAGATGCGTGGAAGGATAGCCGAAAAGTTGTTCGGGTGA